ACATTTAGTGTTGCAATCGGTGGCTTGGGTAtgcggttttgtgtgtgtgtgtgtgctgagtTTGATGTTGCATTATTCTACCGACAGCATCCAGCCCGGGCTCGGGACAACACTGAGCGGGCATCGTCTGGGCTGCGGCCTGACCTTGACGCTGGCAGCTCATTGCGCTTGTGAGCGGGAGTACGGCAAAAAATAACCTGCTGTGACGATCTTCACGGGGGGAGTCTTGTGGGTGCAGGGCCGGTATGCCCATCGATATGCTTCAATAATCTTGCCCTTACTCGGCTGATGCTCTCATGGCTTGTTGGAAATACAGATATTTCACTTTCCAAAACTGATGTTCAGTGCGTAAAGCCTACGGCGTAGAGCATTCGCAGTGTTACTAAACTGAACATATTATGGAtatcaaatatttgttttgctgtcagGTTACATGGCTTGGATCCTGTGGAATATGTTACGGAATAATGTTAACACCTATTCTAATAATTAAACCACTATTTTGTTATAAAGACGCTGTTAAGACTTGAGGATAACATGACAAAACATTGACTATAAACTCAAAAAAGAAATACGATTTCAATTATGTTTACCATAAGAATTGATCACCTTTATACGTACCAGTGTCAGCGCACTGTACCATCCAGAGGCAAGAAACTTCCGCAACAGCATACCGTAGACGGTTCTGCACGGACGGCCGAGAAAAATGGGCTTTGATAGGAGCGATGGTCGCTGCACGGCAAATTGATTGATGGCCCCGTACGAGATGATTGCAGAACTTGCCGATCGCCTGCTGCCGGAGGCCGTTCGGTGCCGGCTCTAGGTGTGCCACCGATCAAGCCAAGCGTCCGGGGCGGTCAAAATTCTGCCAAACAGCCGCGCCGGTGATCGACGCCACCGATAAGCGGAAGcctcacgcgcgcgcgcgcactcgcCCGCGCGCCTGTTCGAGGACTGCCTTGCGACGCCGATTCGTACAAGGCGTCGTCTGGTTGCCTAGCCTCGGGTCGCCCCCAGGTCTCGCAATCAGGTAGTAGGAGTAGATGCAAAAAGTCtccgtgtttgtgtatgtgtgtgtgtgtgtgtctgtgtgatgTTGCGCTTTTTTCGCCCACCGTGCTCATAATTTGTGTTCGCTTTCCGTGCCAACTGGAGCTGATGATTCCTTGTGCCTTCTGCTGTACCTTGGCGATCCGGATGAGAAAAGGGAGGGCGGGAGGGTGGGgggcgcaaacaaaaaagggaagcaggGGCTCAGATCTACCCTTCGAATAAGACACCCGCCTGTTCCATCTTGCCCCTTCGTGCCTGCATGCGACCGGTATTCATGCGCAACGATGTGGTGCCCGAGCCGTGCGGCCCAACTTGAGGTCCACACTTGGGGGCTTCCATTGTCGTGGGGCGGTTTGCCACCTCCACGGCACTCtcctctccccctctcttaaattcctctctctctctcgctctttctctctcttactaCTGTGCTCCCTCCCCTGTTCTTTCGCTCGACGCTCACACTTCGGCACCACAAGGCGCACTTTTCGATGACGTTTCCCaaggtttctttctttttcttttttttttgcacgcaaCTCGCGGCGCTCCGGCTCACCCGAGCGGGTGGGGGGGCATCCGTATAAAAGCTACCGGGCCCGGCCCGGCATAGTCAGTTCTTTCTTCGCATCCAATCGGCTCTGATCGCTTCCGCCCACTACGTGCTGGAAAGGATCTGGCCGTGTTATCCTGCCCGCCCTAAAATTCCCACAATCTTTCCCTCGAGAAACCGAAGTGCgtgttttgtgagtgtgtaaaGGCTCCGCCCGAAGCAGTTTACCACAAAAGCTGTGCTTTTCAGTGAACCCAACAACAACCCGAAAATGTTCAGATTTGTGAGTTTCGTTCAAGTGGAGTGCGTCCATCGCAGCCACAGGCTCCCGGCACGATCATCCTTTTCGCCACAGTCAGTCAAAACAGTCGCTTCAATCAATCAAGTTACCGAATTGCGGCCCGCCGCGTCAAGTGGTGATGGGCGACGGCCGTGCCTGTGCCTGTGGCTGGATGGATTCTTCCGCGGCTCCGTGTGCCACTCCGTAGCTGCTGGCTCGGGCGCACCATGCGGAGCCACACGATCAGCAAGTTGTAACTCTCTTGTCGTTGTTCCCGTTCCCCCGGTTGCAGGTGCTCCTATCAACGCTGCTGGTCGCCGCGACGGCCCAGTACAACGGTGGCTACCACCGCGACCCGAAGACGGCCGCCATCCTGAGCGAGCAGCGGTACCAGTCCGGAGACGGCAAGTTCGGTGCCGCCTACACGCAGGAGGACGGTACGGACTTCAAGGAGGAGACGGACGAGCAAGGTAACCGCCGCGGCTCGTACAGCTACGTTGACCCGACCGGCCAGCGACGCACCATCTCCTACGTGGCGGGCAAGAATGGGTAAGTGTGGTGGTCGAAGTGGGTCTAAATGGAACATCCCGGGCACGCTGCTTTACCTGTACCGTTTCGCCACCCCTTTGCAACACAGCTTCCAGGCGTCCGGTGACCATCTGCCGGTAGCGCCGCCAGCACCGCCACAGCCGGCCCCGCAGCCCCAGTATCAGCCGCAGCCGCAGTACCAGCCGCAGCCGCAGTACAACGGTGGCCGCagctacgacgacgacggccagTACGACCCGCGCTGGAACGACCCCAACTTCAGCCAGAACCAGTACTCGGCCCCGGCCCCGGCCCCTGCCCCGGCCCCGGTCCACAACTACCATGCCGCCCCGGTGGCTCCGGTCGCGCCCGTGCCCCAGTACAACCAGCACAACTACGCCCCGCAGCCCCAGACGGCCCCGGCCTGGACTACTACGCCCGCACCGCACCGCTTCCAGCCGCCAGGCAAGCTGCAGCTGAACCGAACCCCGGACGGCTACAGCT
The Anopheles arabiensis isolate DONGOLA chromosome X, AaraD3, whole genome shotgun sequence DNA segment above includes these coding regions:
- the LOC120906546 gene encoding larval cuticle protein 1-like, with the protein product MFRFVLLSTLLVAATAQYNGGYHRDPKTAAILSEQRYQSGDGKFGAAYTQEDGTDFKEETDEQGNRRGSYSYVDPTGQRRTISYVAGKNGFQASGDHLPVAPPAPPQPAPQPQYQPQPQYQPQPQYNGGRSYDDDGQYDPRWNDPNFSQNQYSAPAPAPAPAPVHNYHAAPVAPVAPVPQYNQHNYAPQPQTAPAWTTTPAPHRFQPPGKLQLNRTPDGYSYTFNKV